In the Leptospira sp. WS4.C2 genome, one interval contains:
- the thyX gene encoding FAD-dependent thymidylate synthase, with the protein MQQSDFESISRVSVPELDSILGKPFPILDDGFVRLVDYMGSDESIVQAARVSYGKGTKKVNEDRGLIRYLMRHRHSTPFEMCELKLHVRVPMDTWRQWIRHRMANVNEYSTRYSVAIDSAQTTLPGEWRVQSIGNKQGSDGYLELSKGDHLTKRETEYQKFATEIYNERLEMGVAREQARKDLPLATYTEAYWKVDLHNLLHFLALRMDDHAQLEIRLFAKTIGEQIVQKWVPNAWEAFVDYRLNALNLTKYDTQIIHALNTAGKEGAKKKAIELGLLDEQGSIAKKSREREELEYKLKDMGFSIPW; encoded by the coding sequence ATGCAACAATCTGATTTCGAATCCATTTCAAGAGTATCCGTTCCCGAATTAGACTCCATTCTAGGAAAACCATTCCCGATTTTGGATGATGGGTTTGTCAGACTCGTTGATTACATGGGTTCTGATGAATCGATCGTTCAGGCAGCACGCGTTTCGTACGGAAAAGGAACAAAAAAGGTAAATGAAGACCGAGGTCTCATTCGCTATTTAATGCGTCACCGTCACAGCACTCCTTTCGAAATGTGCGAACTAAAGCTACATGTTCGCGTTCCTATGGACACTTGGCGTCAGTGGATTCGCCACCGTATGGCAAATGTCAATGAATACTCTACGCGTTACTCCGTAGCCATTGATTCAGCGCAAACCACTCTCCCTGGTGAATGGCGAGTCCAATCCATTGGGAACAAACAAGGAAGTGATGGATATTTAGAATTATCCAAAGGTGACCACCTAACAAAAAGAGAAACAGAATATCAGAAGTTTGCTACTGAAATTTATAACGAAAGACTAGAAATGGGTGTGGCAAGAGAACAAGCAAGAAAAGACTTACCACTGGCAACCTATACAGAAGCATACTGGAAGGTGGATCTTCACAATTTACTGCATTTTTTGGCACTCCGAATGGATGACCATGCACAATTAGAAATACGTCTTTTTGCAAAAACCATCGGAGAACAAATTGTACAAAAATGGGTTCCAAATGCATGGGAAGCATTTGTAGACTATCGTTTGAATGCGCTAAACCTTACTAAATATGATACTCAAATCATTCATGCCCTCAATACAGCAGGAAAAGAAGGGGCTAAGAAAAAAGCCATAGAACTGGGGTTACTAGATGAACAAGGATCAATCGCTAAAAAAAGTCGAGAACGTGAGGAATTGGAGTACAAATTGAAGGATATGGGTTTTTCTATTCCCTGGTAG